From one Thalassospira lucentensis genomic stretch:
- a CDS encoding queuosine precursor transporter, with product MKAIIIGVLAMAVTVVASNILVEYPLPGVLADWLTYGAFTYPVAFLVTDLTNRARGAKAARVVVLAGFAIAVVLSLIVADTRIAIASGTAFLIAQMLDITVFDKLRRATWWKAPLISSGIGSAVDTALFFSIAFVGTGLPWHTWAMGDFAAKVIMALTCLAPFRLLMTVVTPRMKAAPAQS from the coding sequence ATGAAAGCCATCATTATTGGCGTTCTGGCAATGGCCGTGACGGTTGTTGCATCGAACATTCTGGTTGAATATCCGCTGCCGGGCGTTCTGGCCGACTGGCTGACTTATGGCGCGTTTACATATCCGGTGGCGTTTCTGGTTACCGATCTGACCAACCGGGCGCGCGGGGCGAAGGCCGCACGCGTAGTCGTTCTGGCAGGCTTTGCGATTGCGGTTGTGTTGTCTTTGATCGTGGCGGACACGCGCATTGCAATTGCATCGGGCACGGCGTTTCTGATTGCGCAGATGCTCGACATTACGGTGTTTGACAAGCTGCGCCGGGCGACCTGGTGGAAAGCACCGCTGATATCATCGGGGATCGGATCGGCCGTCGATACGGCTTTGTTCTTTTCCATCGCGTTCGTCGGTACCGGGCTTCCTTGGCACACATGGGCGATGGGCGATTTCGCGGCCAAGGTGATCATGGCGCTGACCTGTCTGGCACCGTTCCGTTTGCTGATGACGGTGGTGACCCCGCGCATGAAAGCAGCCCCCGCCCAAAGCTGA
- a CDS encoding LysR family transcriptional regulator, with protein sequence MDRLRALECFRKIAERGTFAAAARELNMTPGSMTKHINALEDQLGVQLIARTTRRMSLTEAGETYLGRITGILDEMADADETVRDLNEGPRGRVRIAAPMSFGIRQLSPMIAEMIDAYPELTIELELNDKVVDLVDAGFDIALRVSELLPNSSLIARRLCGYSRVLVRKPRLYCQIPATDQTRGSVEPQLLCLHQ encoded by the coding sequence ATGGACCGTCTGCGCGCACTGGAATGTTTTCGCAAAATCGCCGAACGCGGCACATTTGCCGCCGCGGCCCGGGAACTCAACATGACGCCGGGTTCGATGACCAAGCATATCAACGCGCTTGAAGATCAGCTTGGCGTGCAGCTGATCGCCCGCACGACGCGCCGCATGAGCCTGACCGAGGCAGGTGAAACCTATCTTGGCCGGATTACCGGCATCCTTGATGAAATGGCCGATGCCGATGAAACCGTGCGTGACCTGAATGAAGGTCCGCGTGGCCGGGTGCGTATTGCCGCTCCCATGTCGTTTGGCATCCGGCAACTGTCCCCGATGATTGCCGAAATGATCGATGCCTATCCCGAACTGACCATCGAACTTGAACTGAATGACAAGGTCGTCGATCTGGTAGACGCAGGCTTTGATATCGCCCTTCGGGTCAGTGAATTGCTGCCCAATTCAAGCCTTATTGCCCGGCGATTATGCGGCTATTCTAGAGTTCTTGTGCGCAAGCCCCGCCTATATTGCCAAATCCCCGCCACTGACCAGACCCGAGGATCTGTTGAACCACAACTGCTTTGTTTACACCAATGA
- a CDS encoding substrate binding domain-containing protein — protein sequence MCASPAYIAKSPPLTRPEDLLNHNCFVYTNDSRPGFWTFSDGEHERSIQVKGRFYVNSSLAKRDALLQGCGITLTPRLVVEDLLKDGSLISLLDDFAPRELGLFALCAPQRHKLRKIRTVIDFMVRKLRANNDQSIR from the coding sequence TTGTGCGCAAGCCCCGCCTATATTGCCAAATCCCCGCCACTGACCAGACCCGAGGATCTGTTGAACCACAACTGCTTTGTTTACACCAATGACAGTCGTCCGGGTTTCTGGACCTTCTCCGATGGTGAACATGAACGCAGCATTCAGGTCAAAGGCCGCTTTTATGTCAATAGCAGCCTTGCGAAGCGTGACGCCCTGCTGCAAGGTTGCGGGATCACGCTGACACCCCGTCTGGTTGTCGAGGATTTGCTAAAGGATGGCAGCCTGATAAGCCTGCTCGATGATTTCGCCCCGCGCGAACTGGGACTTTTCGCTTTATGTGCACCGCAACGTCATAAACTGCGTAAGATCAGAACCGTGATTGATTTCATGGTCCGGAAGTTACGCGCAAATAATGATCAGAGCATTCGATGA
- the queA gene encoding tRNA preQ1(34) S-adenosylmethionine ribosyltransferase-isomerase QueA produces the protein MKVDLFDFDLPRECIAEHPANPRDSARMLDLTGGETHDRIVRELPDILQPGDLLISNDTRVIPARLFGKRGDAGIEVTLHKQEGLAQWRAFAKPAKKLRVGETFRVADDFEAEVMEKKDGGEVLLRFNVAGADLIAALEKYGVMPLPPYIRRDKGGDDQDRSDYQTIFAQHDGAVAAPTAGLHFTPELLAAIDARGIERRTITLHVGAGTFLPVKVDDTDDHKMHAEWGSISPEIANLINETRAKGGRVIAVGTTSLRLLESAAREDGVVEPFENETDIFITPGYKFRAVDMLLTNFHLPRSTLFMLVSAFAGFDRMQAAYGHAIENRYRFYSYGDCSLLECASKIEKS, from the coding sequence ATGAAAGTCGATCTGTTCGATTTCGATCTGCCGCGTGAGTGCATTGCCGAACATCCGGCCAATCCGCGTGACAGTGCCCGTATGCTTGACCTGACGGGCGGGGAAACGCATGACCGCATCGTTCGCGAACTGCCCGATATCCTGCAGCCCGGCGACCTTCTGATTTCCAATGATACCCGCGTGATCCCGGCCCGCCTGTTTGGCAAGCGCGGCGATGCAGGCATTGAAGTGACCCTGCACAAGCAGGAAGGTCTTGCACAATGGCGCGCCTTTGCCAAACCGGCCAAGAAGCTGCGCGTTGGCGAAACCTTCAGGGTTGCCGATGATTTCGAAGCCGAAGTCATGGAAAAGAAAGACGGCGGCGAGGTGTTGCTGCGGTTTAACGTTGCCGGTGCCGATCTGATTGCAGCGCTTGAAAAATATGGCGTGATGCCGTTGCCGCCCTATATCCGGCGCGACAAGGGCGGGGATGATCAGGACAGATCGGATTATCAGACGATTTTCGCCCAGCATGATGGTGCGGTGGCAGCCCCGACTGCGGGTTTGCATTTCACCCCGGAATTGCTGGCAGCAATTGATGCGCGCGGTATTGAGCGCCGCACGATCACGCTTCATGTCGGGGCGGGCACGTTTTTGCCGGTCAAGGTCGATGATACCGACGATCATAAGATGCATGCCGAATGGGGCAGCATATCGCCCGAGATCGCGAACCTGATCAACGAAACGCGCGCCAAGGGCGGGCGGGTGATTGCGGTGGGGACGACGTCGCTTCGGTTGCTTGAAAGTGCGGCGCGCGAAGACGGGGTGGTTGAACCGTTCGAGAACGAAACCGACATCTTTATTACGCCGGGCTATAAATTCCGGGCGGTTGATATGCTGCTGACCAATTTCCATCTGCCGCGGTCGACGCTGTTTATGCTGGTATCGGCCTTTGCCGGGTTTGATCGCATGCAAGCGGCCTATGGCCACGCGATTGAAAACAGATACCGTTTCTATTCCTATGGCGATTGCAGCCTGCTTGAATGCGCCAGCAAGATTGAAAAAAGCTGA
- a CDS encoding DUF2189 domain-containing protein gives MSETTIEQSTGPVSGLPQGIAIREVTSDQSGKWLEAGWRDFKRTPAIGLAYGGLCVIAGYLILLSLFQSGQPYLTLPLGAGFMLLAPVIAVGLYETSRRLEMGENVTLWHSLNGFRRNPGQLGAIGVILMLFFLAWTRIAMLLFALFYNGSVPSLDVLIWETFFSRDAITFLITGTILGGVLAMMVFAITVVSIPLLVDRDVDVITALITSVAAFRKNWRVLTGWAAMIAVMAACGMVVFLLGLAIMMPLLGYSSWHAYRGLIDTEKAEARRLRRVVP, from the coding sequence ATGTCCGAAACGACAATTGAACAATCAACGGGTCCCGTCAGCGGACTTCCGCAAGGCATAGCGATCCGCGAAGTCACCAGTGACCAGTCGGGCAAATGGCTTGAAGCAGGCTGGCGCGATTTCAAACGCACCCCGGCCATCGGCCTTGCCTATGGCGGGCTTTGCGTTATTGCCGGTTACCTTATTCTGCTTAGTCTCTTTCAATCGGGTCAGCCCTATCTGACCCTGCCGCTGGGTGCTGGCTTCATGCTTCTGGCCCCGGTCATCGCGGTCGGCCTTTATGAAACCAGCCGCCGCCTTGAAATGGGCGAAAATGTCACCCTGTGGCACAGCCTGAATGGCTTCCGGCGCAATCCCGGGCAGCTTGGCGCGATTGGCGTCATTCTGATGCTGTTCTTCCTGGCATGGACGCGCATCGCGATGCTGTTATTCGCGCTGTTTTACAACGGATCGGTGCCGTCCCTTGATGTGTTGATCTGGGAAACCTTTTTCTCGCGCGATGCCATCACGTTTCTGATTACCGGCACCATCCTTGGCGGGGTGCTGGCGATGATGGTGTTTGCCATCACGGTGGTATCAATCCCGCTTCTGGTGGATCGCGATGTTGATGTGATTACCGCTTTGATCACAAGCGTTGCGGCATTCCGCAAAAACTGGCGGGTCCTGACCGGCTGGGCCGCGATGATTGCCGTCATGGCGGCGTGTGGCATGGTGGTTTTCCTGCTGGGTCTTGCGATCATGATGCCGCTTCTGGGTTATTCAAGCTGGCATGCCTATCGCGGTCTGATCGATACCGAAAAGGCCGAAGCCCGCCGCCTGCGGCGCGTGGTGCCGTAA
- a CDS encoding DMT family transporter, translating into MSATWLKPVLLLIGSGTMGGSSILLAKVGVQEGIPALSYLFWQCLGAGVVLGILSIGRGGLPPLRATYIRYYFLAGLVSLALPMGLGYFMVPYIGASMAGVFTALPPLMTYLISMGIGIETAQFKRLMGLMVGFCGVLFLYVPQISAPDSTILVYLLVAALIPVSLAIGNVYRTVAWPKGASPLTLASGMMLASAILCLVFETGRDQLHVPDFGNGMAWLIIGVQMAVASMMYICHFELQRVAGPVFLSQIGYVMALTSLAGGTLLLGETLRPELIVTLGCVVAGTFLVRPARPADRRASATS; encoded by the coding sequence ATGAGCGCCACCTGGCTCAAACCTGTTTTATTGCTGATTGGTTCCGGAACGATGGGCGGCAGTTCCATCCTGCTTGCCAAAGTTGGTGTGCAGGAGGGTATTCCGGCACTGTCCTATCTGTTCTGGCAATGCCTTGGGGCCGGAGTGGTTCTGGGCATATTGTCGATTGGCCGGGGCGGTTTGCCGCCATTGCGTGCGACCTATATCCGTTATTATTTTCTGGCCGGTCTGGTCAGCCTGGCTTTGCCGATGGGGCTTGGCTATTTCATGGTGCCCTATATCGGGGCATCGATGGCCGGGGTCTTTACCGCATTGCCGCCATTGATGACCTATCTGATTTCGATGGGCATCGGGATTGAAACCGCGCAATTCAAACGCCTGATGGGGTTGATGGTCGGCTTCTGTGGTGTGCTGTTTTTGTATGTGCCGCAGATCAGTGCGCCCGATAGCACCATTCTGGTTTATCTGCTGGTGGCGGCCCTGATCCCGGTCAGTCTGGCGATTGGCAATGTGTACCGGACGGTGGCATGGCCCAAGGGGGCATCGCCCTTGACACTGGCATCGGGGATGATGCTGGCCAGTGCGATCCTGTGTCTTGTGTTTGAAACCGGTCGTGATCAGTTGCATGTCCCCGATTTCGGCAATGGCATGGCGTGGCTGATCATCGGGGTTCAGATGGCGGTCGCCAGCATGATGTATATCTGCCATTTCGAATTGCAGCGCGTGGCAGGCCCCGTATTCCTGAGCCAGATCGGCTATGTCATGGCCCTGACCAGCCTTGCCGGTGGGACGTTGCTTCTGGGGGAAACATTACGCCCGGAACTGATCGTAACACTGGGCTGTGTGGTGGCGGGTACGTTCCTTGTGCGCCCGGCACGGCCAGCGGATCGGCGGGCATCGGCCACCAGTTAA
- a CDS encoding inorganic phosphate transporter — protein MVAKKTALDKDLKWQRRMDAGVGETASLSAKLGLALVFLLACSAFVAFHMGGLPQSGFLIAAAVIGGYMALNIGANDVANNVGPAVGSKALTMVGALLIAAVFEAAGAIIAGGDVVGTIKNGIIDPTQMPDAQTFVWAMMAALLAAALWLNLATWLGAPVSTTHSIVGGVMGAGMAAVGIDAVNWPTMGTIAASWVISPVLGGVIAAGFLAFIKFRILYTDNRVEAARKWVPILVGVMVSAFTMYLMMKGISKVWKTETWQVVLIGIGAFFVTLFPVRKAVLRASRSMTGRRKEIASLFRIPLIVSAALLSFAHGSNDVANAIGPLAAIVSGVDSGQIVTSAPIPIWVMVIGAIGISAGLILFGPKLIKTVGSKITKLDPIRAYTVALSAALTVIVASALGLPVSSTHIAVGAVFGVGFLRETLSHRRRVDNAPMLVGEDTETDEQKQHIEALRQLDPAQAEKAEKKLRKRLLVRRRYAVTIATAWVITVPAGAFLGALLFFTIRGIML, from the coding sequence ATGGTCGCAAAGAAAACCGCTCTGGATAAGGATCTCAAATGGCAGCGCCGCATGGATGCGGGTGTCGGTGAGACTGCTTCCCTGAGTGCGAAGCTCGGACTTGCGCTTGTCTTTCTTTTGGCGTGCAGCGCCTTTGTTGCCTTTCATATGGGTGGCTTGCCGCAAAGTGGGTTCCTGATCGCCGCCGCGGTGATTGGCGGTTACATGGCGCTGAATATCGGCGCCAACGACGTGGCCAACAATGTTGGTCCCGCTGTTGGTTCAAAGGCGCTGACCATGGTTGGCGCCCTTTTGATTGCAGCCGTGTTTGAAGCCGCCGGTGCGATTATCGCCGGTGGCGATGTTGTCGGCACGATCAAGAACGGCATCATCGACCCGACGCAGATGCCTGATGCGCAGACCTTTGTCTGGGCGATGATGGCGGCCCTTCTGGCAGCCGCCCTTTGGCTTAACCTTGCCACGTGGCTTGGTGCGCCGGTTTCGACCACCCATTCCATCGTCGGTGGGGTGATGGGGGCCGGTATGGCAGCGGTCGGGATTGATGCGGTAAACTGGCCGACCATGGGGACGATTGCGGCAAGCTGGGTGATTTCGCCGGTTTTGGGCGGGGTGATTGCCGCCGGGTTCCTTGCCTTTATCAAGTTCAGAATTCTTTATACCGACAACCGTGTCGAGGCGGCCCGCAAATGGGTGCCGATCCTGGTCGGTGTGATGGTATCGGCCTTTACCATGTATCTGATGATGAAGGGGATATCGAAGGTCTGGAAAACCGAGACCTGGCAGGTTGTTCTGATCGGCATAGGTGCGTTTTTCGTGACCCTTTTCCCCGTGCGCAAGGCGGTCCTGCGGGCATCGCGCAGCATGACCGGGCGGCGCAAGGAAATCGCATCGCTGTTTCGTATTCCGCTGATTGTGTCCGCCGCCCTTCTGTCATTCGCGCATGGGTCAAACGATGTGGCGAATGCCATCGGTCCGTTGGCCGCCATCGTTTCGGGTGTTGATAGCGGTCAGATCGTGACATCGGCCCCGATCCCGATCTGGGTGATGGTGATTGGTGCGATTGGCATTTCGGCCGGTCTGATCCTTTTCGGGCCGAAACTGATCAAGACGGTCGGATCGAAAATCACCAAGCTTGATCCGATCCGGGCTTATACCGTGGCGCTGTCGGCGGCATTGACGGTGATTGTGGCATCCGCCCTTGGCCTTCCGGTCAGTTCGACGCATATCGCGGTTGGTGCGGTTTTTGGCGTCGGGTTCCTGCGTGAAACGCTGAGCCATCGTCGCCGGGTCGACAATGCGCCGATGCTGGTTGGCGAAGATACCGAAACCGACGAACAGAAACAGCATATCGAAGCCCTGCGCCAGCTTGACCCGGCACAGGCCGAAAAGGCCGAGAAGAAACTGCGCAAGCGGTTGCTGGTGCGGCGTCGTTATGCGGTGACGATTGCGACCGCCTGGGTGATCACGGTTCCGGCCGGGGCGTTCCTTGGCGCGTTGCTGTTTTTCACCATTCGCGGGATCATGCTTTAA
- a CDS encoding lipid A deacylase LpxR family protein yields MTSSTTASTRLLASLPVLGALTIANIAHAQQDTAKGPQSMRTPDDKWGVSLSIENDLFTKNNQDQHYTNGVRLAFVSPEDNAPEPVLSAAKAVPFFASNGRIRTSYAVGQSMFTPNDITIAENQPDDRPWAGLLYGSVGLLSDTGLQREGDSDYSRIDTLELTLGVVGPASFADNTQKVVHKMIDSPEPRGWDNQIRNEPIVNLAYERKYRSWFEGDVLGLEYDATPHAGFMLGNAYTNAELGTMFRLGFDLPADYGPPRIRPSLPGSDFFAPDTEGVPISGYLFAGAAGRWVLRDITLDGNTFKDSNSIDKEPLVGDLQIGFAIIVGQARFTYTHVYRTAEFEGQDKGDQFGSLSVSFRF; encoded by the coding sequence ATGACATCGTCCACAACCGCTTCGACACGCCTTCTGGCATCACTGCCCGTCCTTGGTGCCCTGACCATTGCCAATATCGCACACGCCCAGCAGGATACCGCCAAGGGCCCGCAATCCATGCGTACCCCCGATGATAAATGGGGGGTGTCGCTGTCGATTGAAAATGATCTGTTCACCAAGAACAATCAGGATCAGCATTACACCAATGGTGTCCGGCTGGCCTTCGTTTCCCCCGAAGACAACGCCCCCGAGCCGGTGCTGAGTGCAGCCAAGGCCGTGCCGTTTTTCGCATCGAACGGCCGCATCCGCACAAGCTACGCCGTCGGGCAAAGCATGTTCACACCAAACGACATCACCATTGCCGAAAACCAGCCCGATGACCGCCCGTGGGCTGGTTTGCTGTATGGCAGTGTCGGGCTTCTGTCCGATACCGGCCTGCAGCGCGAAGGCGACAGCGACTATTCGCGAATTGATACGCTTGAACTGACGCTTGGCGTTGTCGGCCCGGCATCCTTCGCCGACAACACCCAGAAAGTCGTCCATAAAATGATCGACAGCCCGGAACCCCGGGGCTGGGACAACCAGATCCGCAACGAACCGATTGTAAACCTGGCCTATGAACGCAAATACCGAAGCTGGTTCGAGGGTGATGTTCTTGGCCTTGAATATGACGCCACCCCGCATGCCGGTTTCATGCTGGGTAACGCCTACACCAATGCCGAACTTGGGACCATGTTCCGGCTGGGCTTTGACCTGCCGGCGGATTACGGCCCGCCGCGCATCCGCCCAAGCCTTCCGGGATCGGATTTCTTCGCTCCCGACACCGAAGGCGTCCCCATTAGCGGCTATCTGTTCGCCGGGGCTGCGGGCCGCTGGGTGCTGCGCGACATCACCCTTGATGGCAACACCTTCAAGGACAGCAATTCCATCGACAAGGAACCACTGGTCGGCGATCTGCAAATCGGTTTCGCCATCATCGTCGGACAGGCGCGCTTCACCTACACCCACGTCTATCGCACCGCCGAATTTGAAGGTCAGGACAAGGGTGATCAATTCGGCTCCCTGTCCGTCTCCTTCCGGTTCTGA
- a CDS encoding AsmA family protein: protein MKKILAVIGAVLVVIIAALLIIPSLIDWNGYKPQITQAVREATGRNLDIRGDLSMSVLPFPALSVEQVTLSNLPGAQDPDMVSVEEVRVSVALMPLLTGNVQVTEISLIDPVISIETFEDGSNNLVFDPAQATPSGPDAGTITTPPSATPSPSPAPEGDAATPEAQPGGSDAGSSDFASTIQIDRLEIENATILYHTPGSTERIEGLTLGVSADSLNGPAEGEGYVFYRGIPLTFNFNVGQVSQTGPFPVGMQIGIDKVDGGINVSGQVDLSAEYPGFNGQIDGKFDDLREAALRIAGEGADIPDIAAKPFNLGGQVAANAKSVTVNDLSIRFGETRGSGAIAIDQDPKMKADVALRFNQLDLDSILVLTHMGDGAAPAGGTGTDGNGDAAPANGGNATGGQSIPSQGGKKSGAANGPMIPADLTASIDFEVETLIYNQTPVHNARINAAIANSKVTLNEVSAGLPGGTDFSVFGSISGEGPKPSAALSYEVASENIRAVARWLGADVDGIRADRLRRFSLTGGIKGTPDKLDISDLDMRIDDTAIRGAIVANLSGEGLPALGIGLKLDRINLDQYISAAPAGANGDTAPGATASDPAASGSGTASGGSDSAAPSSGPAAGGDAMVKTIKDALAPLDGIAANYRLAADEIISSGVSIKGISIDGSLTGSQIKLNNFAVADAVGLSASASGVFRGDIAVPAFEGLKLKVTAKTLEPVAKLTGITLPAPASEYKSIQANVGLNGPVTGPNLDLDVSNPLMQVALNGVLQDLFGATPGIDGKLAMQASSLNRVLPLVAPTYEPSGNLGRLVLDSTVKGNAKNVALDIAKFGIGPFETKGDVDFDASGEQPKLSVALSGGTLNVDPFVPAAKRAGLMPEGGSGPRRAAFNMPTGMKVTTVDARDGTPWDDTVIDVSALRSIDADISLALDQLDFDTYSLVKPDLEATLVTGLLTIEKFTGLLGDGDLSIDGTFDARNSDTPKLALKGSLDGADIEKLAPIRVANDTVIGGAATKFDVTASGNTSRKLVSALNGTANLVLNNVRFSNADKRSEDPKLNIQALLQQGPQAMVVEGVGNNDLVQSLEADIAITNGIAKTTRVEAVSRVGTADADATLDLPKWQMDTQADFDFSKKIEELPPFSVYAKGNISNPAITGRMDKVAIKVLDNILDKALGGSGSSGSGSSGSGSSGKDAAKDVLKGLLNQFGR, encoded by the coding sequence TTGAAAAAGATCCTTGCCGTGATTGGTGCCGTTCTGGTCGTGATCATCGCCGCCCTGTTGATCATTCCATCCCTGATCGACTGGAACGGTTACAAGCCACAAATCACCCAGGCAGTGCGTGAAGCAACCGGCCGCAATCTTGATATTCGCGGTGATCTTTCAATGTCTGTCCTGCCGTTCCCGGCTCTTTCGGTCGAGCAGGTGACACTCAGCAACCTGCCCGGCGCGCAGGACCCCGACATGGTATCGGTCGAGGAAGTCCGCGTTTCGGTGGCCCTGATGCCGCTTCTGACCGGCAATGTGCAGGTCACCGAAATCAGCCTGATCGATCCGGTGATTTCCATCGAGACGTTCGAAGATGGCAGCAACAATCTGGTATTTGATCCGGCACAGGCCACCCCAAGCGGCCCGGATGCCGGCACGATCACGACACCGCCATCCGCAACCCCGTCACCATCACCGGCACCCGAAGGCGATGCGGCAACACCCGAAGCGCAGCCGGGTGGCAGTGATGCCGGTTCATCCGATTTTGCCAGCACGATCCAGATTGATCGTCTGGAAATCGAAAATGCCACGATCCTGTATCACACGCCGGGCAGCACGGAGCGGATCGAGGGGCTGACCCTTGGCGTGTCGGCCGATAGCCTGAATGGTCCGGCCGAGGGCGAGGGTTATGTTTTCTATCGCGGGATTCCGTTGACATTTAATTTCAATGTCGGTCAGGTCAGCCAGACCGGCCCGTTCCCGGTTGGCATGCAGATCGGCATCGACAAGGTTGATGGTGGCATCAATGTCAGCGGTCAGGTTGATCTTTCGGCGGAATATCCGGGCTTTAACGGCCAGATTGACGGCAAGTTCGATGATCTGCGTGAAGCCGCCCTTCGCATTGCCGGTGAGGGGGCCGATATCCCCGATATCGCGGCCAAGCCGTTCAATCTGGGCGGGCAGGTTGCCGCCAATGCCAAATCGGTCACGGTCAATGACCTGTCGATCCGGTTTGGCGAAACCCGTGGATCGGGCGCGATCGCGATTGATCAGGACCCGAAAATGAAGGCCGATGTGGCGCTTCGTTTCAATCAGCTTGATCTCGATTCAATCCTTGTTCTGACCCATATGGGCGATGGTGCCGCCCCGGCAGGCGGTACGGGCACCGATGGCAATGGCGATGCCGCCCCGGCGAATGGCGGGAATGCAACAGGTGGCCAGTCGATCCCGTCGCAGGGTGGCAAGAAATCGGGTGCGGCCAATGGGCCGATGATCCCGGCCGATCTGACCGCGTCGATTGATTTTGAGGTTGAAACCCTGATTTACAATCAGACACCGGTGCATAATGCGCGGATCAATGCCGCGATTGCCAATAGCAAGGTGACGCTGAACGAAGTTTCGGCGGGGCTTCCGGGCGGAACCGATTTCTCGGTCTTTGGCAGTATTTCGGGTGAGGGTCCGAAACCGAGTGCGGCCCTGTCCTATGAGGTGGCATCGGAAAATATTCGGGCGGTGGCGCGCTGGCTTGGGGCGGATGTAGATGGCATCCGTGCGGACCGTCTGCGCCGTTTCTCGTTGACCGGCGGGATCAAGGGAACACCCGACAAGCTTGATATTTCCGATCTGGATATGCGGATCGACGATACGGCCATTCGCGGTGCCATCGTCGCCAATCTGAGCGGCGAGGGATTGCCTGCCCTTGGCATCGGTCTGAAACTGGACCGGATCAATCTGGATCAGTATATCAGCGCGGCCCCGGCGGGCGCCAATGGTGATACGGCGCCAGGTGCGACGGCAAGTGATCCGGCTGCGTCCGGTTCCGGCACGGCGTCGGGTGGTTCGGACAGTGCGGCCCCGTCTTCGGGGCCTGCGGCGGGCGGCGATGCCATGGTCAAAACCATCAAGGATGCGTTGGCACCACTTGACGGGATTGCGGCCAATTATCGGCTGGCGGCGGATGAAATCATTTCATCGGGCGTGTCGATCAAGGGGATTTCCATTGATGGCAGCCTGACCGGTTCGCAGATCAAGCTGAATAATTTTGCGGTGGCGGATGCGGTCGGTCTGTCGGCAAGTGCCAGCGGGGTTTTCCGTGGCGATATTGCCGTTCCGGCATTCGAGGGGCTTAAGCTTAAGGTCACGGCCAAAACGCTGGAGCCGGTGGCGAAGCTGACAGGTATTACGCTTCCGGCACCGGCAAGCGAATATAAAAGCATTCAGGCCAATGTCGGGCTGAATGGTCCGGTGACCGGCCCGAACCTTGATCTTGATGTGTCCAATCCGTTGATGCAGGTGGCATTGAATGGGGTTTTGCAGGACCTGTTTGGCGCGACACCGGGCATTGACGGCAAACTTGCGATGCAGGCATCAAGCCTGAACCGTGTATTGCCGTTGGTGGCACCGACTTATGAACCGTCGGGCAATCTGGGGCGTCTGGTCCTGGATAGTACGGTCAAGGGCAATGCCAAGAATGTTGCGCTTGATATCGCGAAGTTCGGCATCGGTCCGTTTGAAACCAAGGGTGATGTCGATTTTGATGCCAGCGGCGAACAGCCGAAACTTTCTGTTGCCCTTTCGGGCGGGACGCTGAATGTCGATCCGTTCGTGCCAGCCGCCAAACGCGCCGGTCTGATGCCGGAAGGCGGCAGTGGTCCGCGCCGTGCGGCATTCAATATGCCAACAGGCATGAAAGTCACGACGGTTGATGCCCGCGATGGCACGCCGTGGGATGACACGGTGATTGATGTTTCGGCCCTGCGTTCGATTGATGCCGATATTTCGCTGGCACTTGATCAGCTTGATTTCGATACCTACAGCCTTGTGAAGCCGGACCTTGAGGCGACGCTTGTGACCGGGCTTCTGACTATCGAGAAATTCACCGGCCTTCTGGGTGACGGGGATCTTTCGATTGATGGCACGTTTGATGCGCGTAATTCCGATACGCCGAAACTGGCGCTTAAAGGCAGCCTTGACGGCGCGGATATCGAAAAACTGGCCCCGATCCGGGTTGCCAATGACACGGTGATTGGCGGGGCGGCGACCAAGTTTGATGTGACCGCATCGGGCAATACGTCGCGCAAGCTGGTCAGTGCGTTGAACGGGACGGCGAACCTTGTTCTCAATAATGTCCGGTTCAGCAATGCCGACAAGCGGTCGGAAGATCCGAAGCTGAACATTCAGGCATTGTTGCAGCAGGGGCCGCAGGCGATGGTGGTTGAAGGGGTCGGTAACAACGATCTGGTTCAGAGCCTTGAAGCCGATATCGCCATCACCAACGGGATCGCCAAAACCACCCGTGTCGAAGCGGTATCGCGCGTGGGCACGGCGGATGCCGATGCGACCCTTGATCTGCCGAAATGGCAGATGGACACCCAGGCCGATTTCGATTTTTCCAAGAAAATCGAAGAACTGCCGCCATTCAGCGTTTACGCCAAAGGCAATATCAGCAACCCGGCAATTACCGGGCGCATGGACAAGGTTGCGATCAAGGTTCTGGATAATATCCTTGATAAGGCACTGGGCGGGAGTGGTTCATCCGGCAGCGGGTCGTCAGGTTCGGGAAGTTCGGGCAAGGACGCGGCAAAGGATGTCCTGAAAGGGCTTTTGAACCAGTTCGGTCGGTGA